The proteins below come from a single Euryarchaeota archaeon genomic window:
- a CDS encoding ParB N-terminal domain-containing protein: MSSTETVEAADQLIHLPLEELTLCPTNPRKHRDEKSLKDLAASIQEKGVLEPIIARPITGAPSAPHFEIVCGERRFL, encoded by the coding sequence ATGAGTAGCACGGAAACTGTCGAAGCCGCCGACCAGCTCATCCATTTGCCGCTGGAAGAGCTTACGCTGTGCCCCACCAATCCCCGCAAGCATCGCGACGAGAAGTCACTGAAAGACCTCGCTGCGAGCATCCAGGAGAAAGGAGTCCTCGAACCCATCATCGCCCGGCCCATCACCGGCGCTCCATCCGCTCCCCACTTCGAGATTGTCTGCGGGGAGAGGCGATTCCT